A single region of the Triticum dicoccoides isolate Atlit2015 ecotype Zavitan chromosome 2B, WEW_v2.0, whole genome shotgun sequence genome encodes:
- the LOC119366252 gene encoding uncharacterized protein LOC119366252, whose product MSKQRGRRRRQTRYPPDGLIAGSSRGKRIMASSCQQDCVPGGSAYANGQANTEAPPCQQDFVPGGSGYANGQAKTEALPCQQHRPPGESTCTNGQAKTEASPCQQGDTSQTEECSVPNLPEDIWHHIHSLMPLKDAARAACLSRSFLSSWRCHSILILNREAFGLDVCADYTETARAFRDKIDHILGNHSGTGVRILKLRFVPNGKAKDRDYIDKWLHKAVKPGIEELTLTMPMPMSNKRGYKFPCTLILNGLGNSLRCLYLSSCSFHPMAGLCGLTSLTKLELLMVEITGDELSCLVSSSQALEQVLLRDCSEVNCLRIPCHLERLSHLKVLHCSKLGLIESKAPNLSSFHFAGNLKVRVSLGEALQVKSLLVNITTSICYTQAELVSSTPSRELVSPMVPSKLADLNSLSIYLQGLPFGWGFDFFPLASLSLETFISHVSNELMQHVLVFKGAVSPRNKSLVELACHIVRAWLS is encoded by the exons ATGTCCAAGCAGCGGGGTCGCCGCCGGCGCCAAACCCGTTACCCCCCTG ATGGATTAATTGCTGGTTCTTCAAGGGGTAAAAGAATAATGGCCTCGTCCTGCCAACAAGATTGTGTTCCAGGTGGATCAGCTTATGCAAATGGCCAGGCAAACACAgaggccccgccctgccaacaAGATTTTGTTCCAGGTGGATCAGGTTATGCAAATGGCCAGGCAAAAACAGaggccttgccctgccaacaacaTCGTCCTCCAGGTGAATCAACTTGTACAAATGGCCAGGCAAAAACAGAGGCCTCACCCTGCCAACAAGGTGATACCAGTCAAACAGAGGAGTGTTCAGTGCCAAATCTTCCTGAG GACATCTGGCATCATATACATTCCTTAATGCCATTGAAAGATGCTGCCAGAGCCGCCTGCCTGTCCCGGTCCTTTTTGTCTTCCTGGAGGTGCCATTCGATCCTCATTTTGAACAGGGAAGCATTTGGGTTGGACGTATGTGCGGATTACACGGAAACAGCTAGAGCTTTTAGAGACAAAATTGACCACATTCTGGGAAACCACTCGGGCACTGGCGTGAGAATACTGAAACTTCGGTTTGTTCCAAATGGCAAAGCGAAGGACCGTGATTATATCGACAAATGGCTTCATAAGGCTGTTAAACCAGGAATTGAAGAACTCACCCTTACTATGCCTATGCCTATGAGCAACAAACGCGGATACAAGTTCCCGTGCACACTTATATTAAATGGGCTGGGAAACTCGCTTCGGTGTCTTTACCTTTCCAGCTGTTCCTTTCATCCTATGGCTGGGCTCTGTGGCTTGACAAGCCTGACAAAGTTAGAGCTGTTAATGGTGGAAATTACGGGGGACGAGCTAAGCTGCCTTGTTTCCAGTTCCCAAGCTTTAGAGCAGGTTTTACTTAGGGATTGCAGTGAGGTAAACTGCTTGAGGATACCTTGCCATCTTGAGCGGTTAAGCCACTTGAAGGTGTTACATTGCAGCAAGCTAGGATTGATAGAGAGCAAAGCTCCAAATCTCTCCAGTTTTCACTTTGCAGGTAACCTCAAGGTTCGAGTCTCACTTGGAGAAGCATTGCAAGTGAAGAGCTTACTAGTGAACATCACCACATCGATCTGTTACACTCAAGCAGAGCTGGTGTCGAGCACGCCAAGCAGGGAG TTGGTCTCACCAATGGTACCTAGCAAACTTGCTGACCTGAATTCTCTGAGTATCTATCTTCAAGGATTGCCCTTTGGTTGGGGCTTTGATTTTTTTCCTCTGGCTTCTCTTTCGTTGGAGACATTCATCTCACAT GTATCCAATGAACTCATGCAGCATGTGCTAGTTTTCAAGGGCGCTGTGTCCCCAAGGAATAAGAGTCTTGTTGAGCTAGCCTGTCATATTGTCAGGGCCTGGCTGAGCTAA